One Phaseolus vulgaris cultivar G19833 chromosome 4, P. vulgaris v2.0, whole genome shotgun sequence DNA window includes the following coding sequences:
- the LOC137836755 gene encoding formate dehydrogenase 1, mitochondrial-like isoform X1, translated as MSDNTQEYLVQVHTTTTQNTIVTPLEEVVTPLDNTSSKNVSGEGRKVVSEKKKIVGVFYKGNEYAKLNPDFVGCVEGALGIREWLESQGHQYIVTDDKEGPDSELERNLPDAHVVISTPFHPAYVTAERIKKAKNLELLLTAGIGSDHIDLKAASAAGITVAEVTGSNVVSVAEDELMRILILIRNFLPGYHQSVNGEWNVAGIAHRAYDLEGKTVGTVGAGRIGKLLLQRLKPFNCNLLYFDRIRMDPGLEKEIGANFEEDLDAMLPKCDVIVINTPLTEQTRGLFDKDKISKCKKGVLIVNNARGAIMDTQAVADACSNGHVAGYSGDVWFPQPAPKDHPWRYMPNHAMTPHVSGTTIDAQLRYAAGVKDMLDRHFRGEDFPEQNYIVKEGQLASQYR; from the exons ATGAGTGATAACACACAAGAATACCTTGTTCAAGTCCacacaacaacaactcaaaatACCATTGTTACCCCACTCGAAGAAGTTGTTACCCCGCTCGACAACACATCCTCAAAAAAT GTGTCAGGTGAAGGGCGCAAGGTTGTCAGTGAAAAGAAGAAGATTGTGGGGGTGTTCTACAAAGGGAATGAGTATGCAAAACTGAATCCTGATTTTGTGGGGTGTGTCGAAGGAGCATTGGGTATACGCGAGTGGCTGGAATCGCAGGGTCATCAGTATATTGTCACTGATGACAAAGAAGGACCAGATTCTG AACTTGAGAGAAATCTTCCTGATGCACATGTTGTCATATCTACTCCATTTCACCCTGCCTATGTCACTGCTGAAAGAATAAAGAAAGCCAAAAATTTAGAGCTGCTTTTGACTGCTGGCATTGGTTCAGATCACATTGATCTCAAGGCTGCATCTGCAGCTGGTATAACTGTGGCAGAGGTCACTGGAAGCAATGTGGTGTCAGTTGCTGAGGATGAACTCATGAGAATCCTAATTCTAATTAGGAATTTCCTTCCAGGGTACCATCAGTCTGTTAATGGGGAATGGAATGTTGCTGGCATTGCTCACCGAGCTTATGATCTTGAAGGCAAGACAGTAGGAACCGTAGGTGCGGGACGAATTGGGAAACTTTTACTCCAAAGGTTGAAACCTTTCAACTGTAATCTTCTGTATTTTGATCGAATTAGGATGGATCCTGGATTAGAGAAAGAGATTGGAGCAAATTTTGAGGAGGACCTTGATGCCATGCTTCCGAAGTGTGATGTTATTGTTATCAACACACCTCTTACTGAGCAGACAAG GGGATTGTTTGACAAAGATAAAATTTCCAAGTGCAAGAAAGGTGTCTTGATTGTTAACAATGCTAGAGGGGCTATTATGGATACCCAAGCAGTTGCTGATGCTTGCTCAAATGGCCATGTGGCAG GTTATAGTGGTGATGTTTGGTTCCCACAACCAGCTCCAAAGGATCATCCATGGCGCTACATGCCAAACCATGCCATGACTCCTCATGTTTCTGGCACTACCATAGATGCACAG TTACGTTATGCTGCTGGTGTGAAAGACATGCTTGATAGGCACTTTAGGGGTGAAGACTTCCCAGAACAGAACTACATTGTGAAGGAGGGTCAACTTGCAAGCCAATATAGGTGA
- the LOC137836755 gene encoding formate dehydrogenase 1, mitochondrial-like isoform X2, producing MKRAAASSAFRSLLSSTFSRNLHVSGEGRKVVSEKKKIVGVFYKGNEYAKLNPDFVGCVEGALGIREWLESQGHQYIVTDDKEGPDSELERNLPDAHVVISTPFHPAYVTAERIKKAKNLELLLTAGIGSDHIDLKAASAAGITVAEVTGSNVVSVAEDELMRILILIRNFLPGYHQSVNGEWNVAGIAHRAYDLEGKTVGTVGAGRIGKLLLQRLKPFNCNLLYFDRIRMDPGLEKEIGANFEEDLDAMLPKCDVIVINTPLTEQTRGLFDKDKISKCKKGVLIVNNARGAIMDTQAVADACSNGHVAGYSGDVWFPQPAPKDHPWRYMPNHAMTPHVSGTTIDAQLRYAAGVKDMLDRHFRGEDFPEQNYIVKEGQLASQYR from the exons ATGAAACGTGCTGCGGCTTCCTCTGCGTTTCGCTCTCTGCTTTCTTCCACCTTCTCCCGAAACCTTCAT GTGTCAGGTGAAGGGCGCAAGGTTGTCAGTGAAAAGAAGAAGATTGTGGGGGTGTTCTACAAAGGGAATGAGTATGCAAAACTGAATCCTGATTTTGTGGGGTGTGTCGAAGGAGCATTGGGTATACGCGAGTGGCTGGAATCGCAGGGTCATCAGTATATTGTCACTGATGACAAAGAAGGACCAGATTCTG AACTTGAGAGAAATCTTCCTGATGCACATGTTGTCATATCTACTCCATTTCACCCTGCCTATGTCACTGCTGAAAGAATAAAGAAAGCCAAAAATTTAGAGCTGCTTTTGACTGCTGGCATTGGTTCAGATCACATTGATCTCAAGGCTGCATCTGCAGCTGGTATAACTGTGGCAGAGGTCACTGGAAGCAATGTGGTGTCAGTTGCTGAGGATGAACTCATGAGAATCCTAATTCTAATTAGGAATTTCCTTCCAGGGTACCATCAGTCTGTTAATGGGGAATGGAATGTTGCTGGCATTGCTCACCGAGCTTATGATCTTGAAGGCAAGACAGTAGGAACCGTAGGTGCGGGACGAATTGGGAAACTTTTACTCCAAAGGTTGAAACCTTTCAACTGTAATCTTCTGTATTTTGATCGAATTAGGATGGATCCTGGATTAGAGAAAGAGATTGGAGCAAATTTTGAGGAGGACCTTGATGCCATGCTTCCGAAGTGTGATGTTATTGTTATCAACACACCTCTTACTGAGCAGACAAG GGGATTGTTTGACAAAGATAAAATTTCCAAGTGCAAGAAAGGTGTCTTGATTGTTAACAATGCTAGAGGGGCTATTATGGATACCCAAGCAGTTGCTGATGCTTGCTCAAATGGCCATGTGGCAG GTTATAGTGGTGATGTTTGGTTCCCACAACCAGCTCCAAAGGATCATCCATGGCGCTACATGCCAAACCATGCCATGACTCCTCATGTTTCTGGCACTACCATAGATGCACAG TTACGTTATGCTGCTGGTGTGAAAGACATGCTTGATAGGCACTTTAGGGGTGAAGACTTCCCAGAACAGAACTACATTGTGAAGGAGGGTCAACTTGCAAGCCAATATAGGTGA
- the LOC137836578 gene encoding basic blue protein-like translates to MVLVVAMLVVSTEMVYGKVFAVGRKEFTCLQEICWTTGLTDWPKNKTIVAGDVLEFNYSPYVRDVTLVDEEGYRTCKPGKNPIVYRTGHDYIQVPEGPSYYICSLNGLCNKGMKVAIIPAK, encoded by the exons ATGGTTCTTGTTGTTGCCATGTTGGTGGTTTCCACTGAGATGGTTTATGGAAAAGTGTTTGCTGTTGGGAGAAAAGAATTTACATGCTTACAAGAGATATGTTGGACCACTGGACTCACTGATTGGCCTAAGAACAAGACTATTGTAGCTGGTGATGTTCTTG AATTCAATTACAGTCCTTATGTTCGTGATGTTACTCTTGTGGATGAAGAAGGATACAGAACATGCAAACCTGGGAAAAATCCTATAGTTTATAGGACAGGACATGATTATATTCAAGTTCCAGAGGGACCAAGTTACTACATTTGCAGTCTTAATGGTCTCTGCAACAAAGGGATGAAAGTTGCAATCATTCCAGCAAAATAA
- the LOC137836753 gene encoding formate dehydrogenase, mitochondrial-like, giving the protein MAMKRAASSATRSLLSSSSSTFSRNLHAPAERKKIVGVFYKGNEYAKLNPNFVGCVEGALGIREWLESKGHQYIVTDDKEGSNSELDKHLPDAHVLISTPFHPAYVTAERIKKAKNLELLLTAGIGSDHVDLKAAAEAGLTVAEITGSNVVSVAEDELLRILVLVRNFLPGYHQAVNGEWNVAGIAHRAYDLEGKTIGTVGAGRIGKLLLQRLKPFNCNLLYYDRLKMNPELEKEIGAKFEEDLDAMLPKCDVIVINMPLTEQTRGLFDKNRIAMCKKGVVIVNNARGAIMDTQAIADACTSGHVAGYGGDVWPVQPAPKDHPWRFMPNHAMTSHISGTTIDAQLRYAAGVKDMLDRHFRGEDFPEQNYIVKEGQLAPQYR; this is encoded by the exons ATGGCCATGAAACGTGCTGCTTCCTCTGCAACTCGTTCTCtgctttcttcctcttcttccacctTCTCCAGAAACCTTCAT GCTCCAGCTGAGAGGAAGAAGATTGTGGGAGTGTTCTACAAAGGGAATGAGTATGCTAAACTGAATCCCAATTTTGTGGGATGTGTTGAAGGAGCATTGGGTATTCGTGAGTGGTTGGAATCAAAGGGTCATCAATATATTGTTACTGATGACAAAGAAGGCTCCAATTCTG AACTTGATAAACACCTACCTGATGCACATGTCCTCATTTCCACTCCATTTCATCCTGCGTATGTCACTGCTGAAAGAATAAAGAAGGCCAAGAATCTAGAACTGCTTTTGACTGCTGGCATTGGTTCTGATCATGTTGATCTCAAGGCAGCGGCTGAAGCTGGTTTAACAGTGGCAGAGATAACTGGAAGCAATGTGGTGTCGGTTGCTGAGGATGAACTCCTGAGAATCCTTGTTCTAGTGAGAAATTTCTTGCCAGGGTACCATCAAGCTGTTAATGGGGAATGGAATGTTGCTGGCATTGCACACAGAGCTTATGATCTTGAAGGCAAGACAATAGGAACTGTTGGTGCTGGAAGAATTGGGAAGCTTTTACTGCAGAGGTTGAAGCCTTTTAACTGTAATCTTTTGTACTATGATCGCCTCAAGATGAATCCTGAATTGGAGAAAGAGATTGGAGCAAAGTTTGAGGAGGATCTTGATGCAATGCTTCCTAAGTGTGATGTAATTGTTATCAACATGCCTCTCACTGAGCAGACAAG AGGATTATTTGACAAGAACAGAATTGCTATGTGCAAGAAAGGTGTGGTGATTGTTAACAATGCTCGAGGGGCAATTATGGACACACAGGCAATTGCTGATGCATGCACCAGTGGTCATGTTGCAG GTTATGGTGGGGATGTTTGGCCTGTACAACCAGCTCCAAAGGATCATCCATGGCGGTTCATGCCAAACCATGCCATGACTTCTCATATTTCTGGGACCACCATAGATGCACAG TTACGTTATGCTGCTGGTGTGAAAGACATGTTGGATAGGCACTTCAGGGGTGAAGATTTTCCAGAACAAAACTACATTGTGAAGGAGGGTCAACTTGCACCCCAATATCGTTGA
- the LOC137836577 gene encoding basic blue protein-like — translation MAEGKEVVAVMMVLGMLLVFSDMVDARTYVVGKADGSCSEKICWTFNVTDWPNHKTIFGGDVLVFNYNSSLHNVVYVDERAYKTCEVPKDPRYSRVYKTGHDRIQLPNLGLFRFISTMNDDCKRGMRLSILNLS, via the exons ATGGCAGAGGGAAAAGAAGTTGTTGCAGTGATGATGGTTTTAGGCATGTTGTTGGTTTTCTCTGATATGGTTGATGCAAGAACCTATGTGGTTGGAAAAGCAGATGGTTCATGCTCAGAGAAGATTTGTTGGACCTTTAATGTCACTGATTGGCCTAATCACAAGACCATTTTTGGTGGTGATGTGCTTG TATTCAATTACAATAGTTCATTGCACAATGTGGTGTATGTGGATGAGAGAGCATACAAAACATGTGAAGTTCCAAAAGATCCAAGATATTCAAGAGTGTACAAAACAGGACATGATAGGATTCAACTCCCCAATTTGGGACTATTTCGTTTCATCTCCACCATGAATGATGACTGTAAGAGAGGAATGAGACTTTCAATCTTAAATTTATCATAG